In Pasteurella dagmatis, the sequence CCTTCTTCAGCGGCGATTTTACGCTCCACCACCATTTGGGTTGCAATACCCGCGTGGTCAGTACCTGTTTGCCATAATGTGTTATGCCCTTCCATACGATTGAAACGGATTAAAATATCCATCAATGTTTGCTGGAAAGCATGCCCCATATGTAGGCTACCAGTTACGTTTGGCGGTGGAATGGCAATAGAATAGCTTGGCTTTGAAGTATCTTCAGACGGTTTAAAATAACCGCTTTCTTCCCAGTGTTTATACAGGGCTTGTTCCACTGCAGATGGCGTAAAACGATCTGCCATTTCGAAGTTTTGTGTCATTTGTTATCTCTTTTAAAGTCATAAAAATAAAACTATATTTTCATGATATATTTAACTAAATCTGGATGTTGGCACGAGATTATAAATCTTCCATATTTTATTGATTTAATCGACGTGATTTATAATTAATATTACTTAAGAGAAATTTCTCTAATTATTCAATACTAACATTACTTGAGTAATCAAGTAACTTTTACGAAAAATTAAGACAAAGCGTTATCAGTAGCTTGAGATAGCTGGCTAGTAGTTTCAAGTAATTCTCTATTTACACCACTAAATTTAAAAATTCTTTTCGAAACACGCTTCCCTGTACCTGAAATTCCAAGGTTCCCGCCATCTTTTTTAACTTCAACGCCTAAATTTCCCTTACCCTCTAAATCATAATATTCTTCAATTTGAACTTCTTCTGCAAGCTCAATTCTGCGAGCTATTGCAATCTCTTGTAGTACTTTGGCATCTGCTTCTGCCATTTCCATTCTTATCTTATTTTTTTTATGTTCATCTAATAAACTATCTACTGTTTCATTTTTATTAGAATTCTTAAACTTATCTACTACCAACGGTACAAAAGCACCTAAAATAATATTTCCAATCATAGTATTCTCCCAAAATGCAGAATGGATCTCTTATAAAAATGTGTTAATAATAAAACTATAAAATATTGTTAAAAAATTATATAAAAAATGTAGGTATTCATTTAACTCAAACACACCACTTATATAAAGTAACGATATTCATCGAAAAACAGTTACTATCAAAATGAGCTGTTATCTCTTTTCTATTTAAAATGTCCTTTATACATGCTTAACCCTAGAGAGAATATCTATAAACTCTTTAGGTAAAAGCTGAATAGCTTTCGATTTAATCGCCTCTGGAATCTCTTTATAAAATGCTTCAGCAATAGATCCCGTAATTGCGGCTAAAGTATCAGAATCGCCGCCTAATGATATTGCGAGTCGAATTGCGTGTTCGAAATCATTACTTTCTAAGAAAGCAACAATTGCCTGCGGCACCGTACCTTGGCAACTTACATCAAACCGATAAGTTGGACGAATCTCATCGCAAGTTTGATTCAAATTATAATGAAAATTTTGTTCAATAAAGTCTTTGATAAAGGATTTTGTTTTACCGATTCTTGCAAAATAAATTGCAGCGGCAGTAGCTTGTGCGCCCTTAATTCCCTCGGGGTGATTATGTGTAATTTCTGCCGATTTTTTAGCATATTCTAATACGCTTTCAATATCGTTACACAACCAACCTACTGGGGATACTCGCATTGCTGAACCATTGCCCCAACTGTTATAAGGTTTAGGATCTGCGTTAAACTTGATCCAGTGATAAAATGTACCACCATAGCCTGCATTTGGGTATTTGTTGCACCATTTTTTCATTATAGGCACAAGATCAGCGGTAAAATTTGTTAATGCCCATTCAGCAACCGCAACGGTACAAACAGTATCATCTGTAAATCCGCAATCTGCGGTGATAAAATCAAAATCGGTTCTTCTATAATTATTAAGTTCAAAACGAGAACCCGCGATATCGCCAATAGCAGCACCTAGTAACATAAATTAATCTCCGTATGTATTTATAAATGATTGAATGCTCAGTTTCTTAGTACAGGTTGTACATT encodes:
- a CDS encoding ADP-ribosylglycohydrolase family protein, which produces MLLGAAIGDIAGSRFELNNYRRTDFDFITADCGFTDDTVCTVAVAEWALTNFTADLVPIMKKWCNKYPNAGYGGTFYHWIKFNADPKPYNSWGNGSAMRVSPVGWLCNDIESVLEYAKKSAEITHNHPEGIKGAQATAAAIYFARIGKTKSFIKDFIEQNFHYNLNQTCDEIRPTYRFDVSCQGTVPQAIVAFLESNDFEHAIRLAISLGGDSDTLAAITGSIAEAFYKEIPEAIKSKAIQLLPKEFIDILSRVKHV